A part of Halodesulfovibrio marinisediminis DSM 17456 genomic DNA contains:
- a CDS encoding YegP family protein has protein sequence MDDKWEFYKDYAKEWRWRRKNANGKIIGASPRGYKNRQECLENAKQHGFV, from the coding sequence ATGGATGATAAGTGGGAATTCTATAAAGACTACGCAAAAGAATGGCGCTGGCGAAGAAAAAATGCCAACGGTAAAATTATCGGTGCCTCTCCCAGAGGATATAAAAACAGACAGGAATGTCTCGAAAACGCCAAACAGCACGGCTTCGTATAG